From Nicotiana tabacum cultivar K326 chromosome 22, ASM71507v2, whole genome shotgun sequence, one genomic window encodes:
- the LOC107788715 gene encoding pentatricopeptide repeat-containing protein At3g62890-like: MKLLTRKLISLMHPSLNLSHPTVDSFVWNTLIRAHVQRTHPPTSPAHTPLSIFLRMRFYGVQLDFYTFPFLLQSVHSPSHLQLGRSIHSQAIRFGFSFDPFVQTSLISMYTTCGNVASARRVFDEMPRPDLPSWNSIINGNVKAGLLSIARDLFDGMPSRNVISWSSMLDGYVRWGQCEEALVLFSQMQEENKVTPNEYTMSILLAACEQLGSLEHGKWAHAYVYKLGMDINVVLGTSLIEMYAKCGSIVRARLVFENLGPKKDLMAWSAMISGLAMHGHWEDCLRLFSNMVDNGVRPDEITFLGVLSACVHGGLVSQGKEMFERMTKEFGISPSVQHYGCMIDLYGRAGLINEAWNLVNTLPMEPDVLIWGALLSGARICGDIETCEVALSKIIELDSTNSAAYVLLSNVYAKMGRWKDARHIRNLMEAKSVKKVPGLSSIEVNGRIR; encoded by the coding sequence ATGAAGTTGTTGACCAGAAAGCTCATATCTTTAATGCACCCTTCTCTCAATCTTTCACATCCAACTGTTGACTCTTTCGTTTGGAATACTCTGATCAGAGCTCATGTCCAACGAACTCATCCACCTACCAGCCCCGCCCATACCCCACTCTCCATCTTCCTCCGAATGCGCTTCTATGGCGTCCAACTTGATTTTTACACCTTCCCTTTTCTCCTCCAGTCCGTCCATTCTCCTTCACATCTCCAATTGGGGCGATCAATTCATTCACAGGCTATTCGTTTTGGTTTCTCATTCGACCCATTTGTCCAAACTTCGCTAATTAGTATGTATACCACTTGCGGCAATGTGGCTTCTGCCCGAagagtgtttgatgaaatgcctcGACCGGATTTACCGTCGTGGAATTCCATAATCAATGGGAATGTCAAAGCTGGTTTGCTAAGCATTGCGCGCGACTTGTTTGATGGAATGCCAAGTAGAAATGTCATATCTTGGAGTAGTATGTTGGATGGTTACGTGAGGTGGGGTCAGTGTGAAGAAGCATTGGTGTTGTTTAGTCAGATGCAAGAGGAAAATAAAGTTACGCCTAACGAGTACACCATGTCTATTTTGCTTGCAGCATGTGAGCAGTTGGGTTCACTTGAACATGGGAAATGGGCTCATGCTTACGTATACAAACTTGGGATGGATATTAATGTTGTACTTGGAACTTCTTTGATTGAAATGTATGCTAAATGTGGGAGTATCGTCAGGGCAAGATTAGTTTTCGAAAATTTGGGTCCAAAGAAAGACTTAATGGCTTGGAGTGCGATGATCTCAGGCCTCGCGATGCATGGTCACTGGGAAGATTGCCTCCGTTTGTTCTCAAATATGGTTGACAATGGAGTAAGGCCCGATGAAATCACGTTCTTAGGTGTACTTTCTGCTTGTGTACATGGAGGATTGGTGAGCCAAGGGAAGGAAATGTTTGAGAGGATGACTAAAGAGTTTGGTATTTCTCCTTCGGTTCAGCATTATGGTTGTATGATTGACCTTTATGGAAGAGCTGGTTTGATTAATGAAGCATGGAATCTTGTGAATACATTGCCTATGGAGCCGGATGTGCTTATTTGGGGAGCTCTTCTCAGTGGAGCCAGGATATGTGGAGATATTGAAACATGTGAAGTTGCACTCAGCAAAATAATAGAGCTAGATTCCACAAATAGTGCAGCTTATGTTCTCCTCTCCAATGTCTACGCTAAGATGGGTCGGTGGAAAGATGCTAGGCACATCAGAAACCTTATGGAGGCGAAGAGTGTAAAGAAAGTTCCTGGGCTCAGTTCCATAGAGGTCAATGGACGCATTCGCTAG
- the LOC107788720 gene encoding large ribosomal subunit protein eL22y-like, which translates to MSRAAAAKGGKKKGATFVIDCSKPVDDKIMEIASLGKFLQERIKVGGKAGALGDSVTVTRDKNKITVTSNSAFSKRYLKYLVKKYLKKNNVRDWLRVIAANKDKNVYELRYFNIAETEADEED; encoded by the exons ATGAGCCGAGCAGCAGCAGCGAAAGGCGGGAAGAAGAAGGGGGCAACATTCGTAATTGACTGTTCGAAGCCAGTGGATGATAAGATTATGGAGATTGCTTCTCTTGGCAAGTTCCTTCAGGAGAGAATTAAGGTTGGTGGCAAAGCTGGTGCTCTTGGGGATTCCGTTACCGTTACCCGTGACAAGAACAAGATCACCGTCACTTCTAACTCCGCCTTTTCCAAGAG GTATCTCAAGTACCTTGTCAAAAAGTACTTGAAGAAGAATAATGTTAGGGATTGGCTTAGGGTGATTGCTGCCAACAAGGACAAGAATGTTTACGAATTACGATACTTCAACATTGCTGAGACTGAGGCAGATGAAGAAGATTAA